Proteins co-encoded in one Paracrocinitomix mangrovi genomic window:
- the rlmB gene encoding 23S rRNA (guanosine(2251)-2'-O)-methyltransferase RlmB — MYKQSKYEDAEDIIYGVRAVIEAIRSGRPINKIYIQKGMNKELFYELKEELANKKYNLQFVPIHKLNRLTRKNHQGVIAQISPIPYYDLSPIVTKLFEDGELPLILLLDRLTDVRNFGAIARTAECHGVHAIVIPQKDSVSITSDAVKTSAGALNKIPVCQVPDLSAVIHELKEYGVQIVAATEKSDKMIYDVDFDLPTAIIMGSEEDGVSRKLLSESDELAKIPMVGEIASLNVSVSAGIMLYECVRQRSVQ, encoded by the coding sequence ATGTACAAACAAAGCAAGTACGAAGACGCTGAAGATATTATTTATGGTGTAAGAGCCGTAATAGAAGCTATTAGATCTGGTAGACCAATCAACAAAATATACATCCAAAAAGGGATGAATAAAGAGTTGTTCTATGAGTTGAAAGAGGAATTAGCAAACAAGAAGTATAACCTACAGTTTGTACCAATTCACAAATTAAACAGGTTAACAAGAAAAAATCATCAAGGGGTTATTGCTCAAATATCACCTATACCTTATTATGATTTAAGTCCAATTGTAACCAAGTTATTTGAAGACGGCGAATTGCCTTTGATTTTGTTATTGGATAGATTGACAGATGTTAGAAATTTTGGAGCCATTGCACGTACAGCAGAATGTCACGGTGTGCATGCTATTGTGATTCCGCAAAAAGACAGTGTGTCTATTACTTCTGATGCAGTAAAAACTTCAGCTGGAGCTTTGAATAAAATACCGGTTTGTCAGGTTCCAGACTTATCTGCGGTTATTCACGAGCTGAAAGAATATGGAGTACAAATTGTTGCGGCAACTGAGAAATCTGATAAAATGATTTATGATGTGGATTTTGATTTGCCAACAGCCATTATAATGGGATCAGAAGAGGATGGAGTTTCAAGGAAATTATTGTCAGAAAGTGATGAATTGGCAAAAATCCCAATGGTGGGCGAAATTGCATCTTTAAATGTTTCTGTTTCAGCAGGAATCATGCTTTATGAATGTGTTCGTCAAAGATCAGTTCAATAA
- a CDS encoding MFS transporter: MNKVAAYFSSLKDYNASFWMLSIHMFLFFSSFNMLIPEMNEYITTLGGADYKWMILGLWTIAAAISRPLSGKIADNVSRKSVMYFGVAVSVIISFLYPFFITVTGFLMLRFLHGFSTGFQPTGATALVADVIPQGKRGEAMGIFGVTIALGFSMGQFMGSIVKSAAGIDGLFITVGILGLVSMVMIFFISEDKKAIEQNAAERGYTTFFQKVIPRLDELIGPEVAQPAIITFIYTNITAIYFFMVPEVSTYLGIENKGAFFGINIFIVIAVRFASGKLVDKIGARKNIMAGLITLMIATMITGTAQNPTQFMISALVFGAGTAIISPAVMAWTADLSNPKYKGRGMGTMFIMLELGFLSGNYFTQLIYNNQEGNVFNAFFFGFSMCGAALIYMFFTRRTRQAIYN, from the coding sequence ATGAATAAGGTAGCAGCATATTTTAGTTCACTTAAGGATTACAACGCTTCATTTTGGATGTTGAGTATTCACATGTTCTTGTTTTTCTCAAGCTTTAATATGTTGATCCCTGAGATGAACGAGTATATTACTACACTTGGAGGTGCAGATTATAAGTGGATGATATTGGGATTGTGGACAATAGCCGCAGCTATAAGCCGTCCTTTATCCGGTAAAATAGCAGACAATGTAAGCCGTAAATCTGTCATGTACTTTGGAGTTGCAGTATCTGTAATTATTTCCTTCTTATATCCTTTTTTCATTACGGTGACAGGATTTTTAATGCTCAGATTTTTGCACGGTTTCAGTACTGGATTTCAGCCTACAGGTGCAACAGCCTTAGTTGCAGATGTAATTCCACAAGGTAAAAGAGGAGAGGCTATGGGAATTTTTGGTGTTACAATTGCCCTGGGATTCAGCATGGGGCAGTTCATGGGAAGTATTGTGAAATCTGCAGCTGGAATTGATGGTTTATTTATTACAGTAGGTATTTTAGGTTTAGTTTCAATGGTGATGATTTTCTTTATTTCAGAAGATAAAAAAGCAATTGAACAAAATGCTGCAGAAAGAGGATATACTACCTTCTTTCAAAAGGTGATTCCAAGATTAGATGAACTAATAGGACCAGAAGTAGCGCAACCTGCAATTATCACATTCATTTACACCAATATAACAGCCATTTATTTCTTTATGGTTCCTGAAGTAAGTACTTATTTAGGGATAGAGAATAAAGGAGCTTTTTTTGGAATTAACATCTTTATTGTAATAGCAGTGAGATTTGCATCAGGTAAATTGGTAGATAAAATTGGAGCTCGAAAAAACATTATGGCCGGGCTAATTACCTTGATGATAGCTACCATGATTACCGGAACAGCCCAAAATCCAACTCAATTTATGATTAGCGCCCTTGTGTTTGGGGCAGGAACTGCAATTATTTCCCCGGCAGTAATGGCATGGACAGCTGATTTATCAAATCCAAAATACAAAGGTAGAGGAATGGGAACCATGTTCATTATGCTGGAACTGGGCTTTTTAAGTGGAAACTACTTTACGCAATTAATCTACAATAACCAGGAAGGAAATGTGTTCAATGCATTCTTCTTTGGTTTTAGCATGTGTGGAGCTGCTTTGATATATATGTTTTTCACCAGAAGAACAAGGCAGGCAATTTATAATTAA